From a single Rhodococcus jostii RHA1 genomic region:
- the trxA gene encoding thioredoxin yields MTFIPSVALGQHWGPQNPCPNHQLKEDPVSVRSTTTAAFQADVLQNDLPVLVDFWAPWCPPCRAVGPVLDQLAQEQAGKVDVIKVNVDENPELAQKYGVTSIPAFRVFNNGDVTGSFVGAMPKKAFEDRLAPYLGAAATN; encoded by the coding sequence ATGACCTTCATTCCCAGTGTGGCCTTGGGCCAACACTGGGGTCCGCAAAACCCCTGCCCTAACCACCAGTTGAAAGAGGATCCCGTGTCTGTACGATCAACAACCACTGCCGCATTCCAAGCCGATGTCCTCCAGAACGACCTGCCTGTCCTGGTCGATTTCTGGGCACCGTGGTGCCCCCCGTGCCGCGCCGTCGGGCCCGTTCTTGACCAGCTGGCTCAAGAACAGGCGGGCAAAGTCGACGTCATCAAAGTGAACGTCGACGAGAACCCCGAGCTCGCCCAGAAGTACGGCGTCACCTCAATTCCCGCTTTCCGGGTATTCAACAACGGTGACGTCACCGGCTCATTCGTTGGCGCCATGCCCAAGAAAGCCTTCGAAGACCGGCTCGCCCCCTACCTGGGCGCCGCAGCCACCAACTGA
- a CDS encoding TetR/AcrR family transcriptional regulator translates to MALQTAMELFWRQGYEGTSITDLTKALGINPPSLYAAFGSKRDLFEKTLDRYMCERTLQLEEAMVRPTAHEAVLDFLTGRVEVFTAPGQPFGCMTVQAGLASGEPHHEIVDLLTAAREQMRQTVLDRFEKALADGDLPAGTDCTALARYVMAAVYGLSVEAASGAPREELTAAAILAAQVVPRAQM, encoded by the coding sequence GTGGCCCTGCAGACGGCCATGGAACTGTTTTGGCGGCAGGGATACGAGGGCACGTCCATTACTGACCTGACGAAGGCGCTGGGCATCAACCCGCCGAGCCTGTACGCCGCCTTCGGCAGTAAGCGGGACCTGTTCGAGAAGACCCTGGACCGGTACATGTGCGAGCGGACTCTCCAACTGGAGGAGGCCATGGTCCGGCCGACTGCTCACGAGGCGGTGCTGGACTTCCTGACGGGAAGAGTGGAAGTGTTCACCGCCCCGGGTCAGCCCTTCGGCTGCATGACAGTCCAAGCTGGACTGGCCTCCGGAGAGCCGCACCACGAAATAGTCGATCTCCTCACCGCCGCCCGCGAGCAGATGAGGCAGACCGTGCTGGATCGGTTCGAAAAGGCCCTCGCAGACGGCGATTTGCCGGCCGGCACCGACTGCACGGCCTTGGCGCGGTACGTCATGGCTGCGGTTTATGGGCTGAGTGTTGAAGCGGCCTCCGGGGCCCCCAGGGAGGAACTCACCGCGGCTGCGATCCTCGCCGCACAGGTGGTGCCGAGGGCTCAGATGTAG
- a CDS encoding MerR family transcriptional regulator — protein sequence MLTLAETAAAHGVCNDTIKAWRRAGIVGGQRYNDKGEYLYTPPDTDEPPDRPTIGRPPKRS from the coding sequence ATGCTCACGCTCGCCGAGACCGCGGCCGCGCACGGCGTCTGCAACGACACCATCAAGGCCTGGCGGCGGGCCGGGATTGTCGGCGGCCAGCGGTATAACGACAAGGGCGAGTACCTCTACACCCCACCCGACACCGACGAACCGCCCGACCGCCCGACGATCGGCCGCCCGCCGAAAAGATCCTGA